A stretch of Vigna angularis cultivar LongXiaoDou No.4 chromosome 4, ASM1680809v1, whole genome shotgun sequence DNA encodes these proteins:
- the LOC128196211 gene encoding uncharacterized protein LOC128196211 — MKVQHSILHYVLCRVLLPRPSNIGQATEEDIMLMWAFFNSIKINWGHLIRHRMKRALKNNAHLPYPHLITIFMDHFGVPTDSDPFTQLSSNIRLKLRNLGEKRQETLWLRKDKVSKLVHCDSSVQGNVTQDQENIELREELNRTKTELNELRQIVATLTINQSRHTQGTHSHRQNYDQDDHSHHSDHHTYQPYDHYQHPPRRHHNHREHHVEPKLDLPPFYGRDNFEEYFEWEMKVEQIFECYNIDDRRRVTLATLTFQGAALYWWTSIIRDQRMNGNYKIQYWNELKAALHRRHVPAYYAREVMDKLHRLQQRNMSVEEYRQKLELLMLRAGIKEEERFTIARFHSGLNYEIRDKVELLPYLDLNDFVQLCVRVEEQNRRKASTKRTYPTTSSYRRDLKREGRFPRYEETKEREQERTQDKFKSKDRELKREKESSKGKEQRIPREPPRDTRGRETRCFKCGARGHYSTECHFKKSTYILEHKSNSEESSSSVSELSSSEEEHEAPPCDGDLLMVRRLLEAKHVELEQTQRENLFHTRCKVLDKTCSMIVDSGSCCNCCSTRMVEKLGLTPTPHPNSYKLQWIKEDEGIIVKEQVSVPISIGKYEDQIICDIVPMEAGHILLGRPWQFDKQALHDGVTNKITIQHKGKKIILSPLTPSQVREDQIILKKKLDGEKKLYSNKVSKEKKLSLVESASTNEVVPLHTSKNLFLGQPHFLLYCKEALLSINHSLDSHPKGLQKLLKEFDDLFPKEVPSGLPPLRGIEHQIDLIPGASLPNRPAYRTNLTETKEIEKQVNDLLGKGWIQKSLSPCAVPVLLVPKKDGSWRMCTDCRAINNITVKYRHPIPRLDDMLDELHGANMFTKIDLKSGYHQIRIKEGDEWKTAFKTKFGLYEWLVMPFGLTNAPSTFMRLMNHVLQEYIGSFVVVYFDDILIYSKGLKEHLHHVRKVLILLRQHHLFANFDKCTFCQESVIFLGFKVGKEGVHVDPSKIKAIQEWPILKTVGEVRSFLGLAGFYRRFVENFSTIAALLNELLKKDVPFKWDEKQSLAFETLKHKLTHAPILHLPNFSKAFQVECDASGVGIGAVLIQEGHPIAYFSEKLRGPTLNYPTYDKELYALIRALKTWEHYLVSQEFIINTDHESLKYLKGQGKLNKRHAKWIEYLEQFQYVIKHKKGSTNVVADALSRRHALLVTLGSQILGFDDIKQLYESDPTFASTYASCLKKPFDGFYISEGYLFNKGKLCIPQGSIRKLLIKESHGGGLMGHHGVDKTLHTLKSKFYWPHMRIDVQKHCSSCIVCLQAKSKVMPHGLYLPLPIASTPWEDISMDFVLGLPRTQKGFDSIFVVVDRFRDAQQGSQDLGTDLFQEGGTDGGPSKLNIGPLTRAMSKRIQEEEGALTTLLLWSINY, encoded by the exons ATGAAGGTTCAACATAGCATACTTCATTACGTTCTTTGTCGAGTATTACTTCCTCGTCCAAGCAATATTGGACAAGCCACAGAAGAGGATATTATGCTGATGTGGGCTTTTTTCAATTCTATAAAGATTAACTGGGGACATCTCATTAGACATAGGATGAAAAGGGCATTAAAGAACAATGCCCACCTACCATATCCTCATTTGATTACCATATTCATGGACCACTTTGGGGTCCCTACTGATAGTGATCCTTTTACCCAATTAAGTTCAAACATAAGATTGAAGCTGAG AAACTTGGGTGAGAAGCGTCAGGagacactttggctaaggaaggacaaggtttctaagcttgtccattgtGACTCTAGTGTTCAAGGTAATGTCACTCAAGATCAAGAGAACATAGAGTTGCGAGAAGAGCTCAATAGAACCAAGACTGAGTTGAATGAGCTAAGGCAAATAGTCGCCACTCTTACTATCAATCAAAGCAGGCACACACAGGGTACTCACTCTCATAGGCAAAATTATGATCAAGATGATCATTCCCACCATAGTGATCACCATACTTACCAACCTTATGATCACTATCAACACCCTCCTAGGCGACATCACAACCATAGAGAACATCATGTTGAACCTAAGCTTGACCTTCCTCCTTTCTATGGTAGAGATAATTTTGAAGAATACTTTGAGTGGGAGATGAAGGTTGAACAAATTTTTGAATGCTACAACATAGATGATAGGAGGAGAGTGACCCTAGCCACCTTAACCTTTCAAGGTGCAGCCCTTTATTGGTGGACATCCATCATAAGGGACCAAAGGATGAATGGCAACTACAAAATCCAATATTGGAATGAGTTGAAAGCAGCCTTACACAGGCGACATGTCCCAGCCTATTATGCTAGAGAAGTCATGGACAAGCTCCATAGacttcaacaaagaaacatgagtgttgaagaATATAGGCAAAAATTAgagttactcatgttgagagcGGGAATCAAAGAGGAGGAAAGATTCACCATAGCTAGATTCCATAGTGGATTAAACTATGAGATTagagataaggtagaactcTTACCTTACTTAGATCTAAATGATTTTGTCCAGCTATGTGTGAGAGTGGAAGAACAAAACAGGAGAAAAGCTTCCACAAAAAGAACCTACCCTACCACATCATCATATAGGAGAGatcttaagagggagggtagatTTCCAAGATATGAGGAAACAAAGGAGAGAGAGCAAGAAAGGACACAAGATAAGTTCAAAAGCAAAGATAGAGAgctaaaaagggaaaaagaaagcTCCAAAGGAAAAGAACAAAGAATTCCAAGAGAGCCACCCAGAGATACCAGGGGTAGGGAGACTAGATGTTTCAAATGTGGGGCCAGAGGACACTATTCAACTGAGTGTCACTTTAAAAAGTCAACCTATATCCTTGAACATAAAAGTAATAGTGAGGAGTCGTCCTCTAGTGTGTCTGAGTTGTCCTCATCTGAAGAGGAACATGAAGCTCCACCTTGCGATGGAGATCTTCTCATGGTTAGGAGACTCCTTGAGGCAAAGCATGTTGAGTTAGAACAAACTCAACGAGAAAACCTATTCCACACTCGCTGCAAAGTTCTTGATAAAACATGTTCtatgattgtggatagtggttcttgttgtaattgttgtagcactagAATGGTTGAAAAGCTAGGCTTAACTcctactcctcatcctaactcttacaaacttcaatggataaAAGAGGATGAAGGAATAATTGTTAAGGAACAAGTAAGTGTTCCCATTTCCATAGGCAAGTATGAAGACCAAATCATTTGTGATATTGTTCCAATGGAAGCGGGTCACATTTTACTTGGACGGCCTTGGCAATTTGACAAACAGGCTTTgcatgatggagtcaccaacaagATCACCATTCAACATAAAGGCAAAAAGATTATCTTGAGTCCTCTTACACCATCACAAGTGCGAGAGGATCAAATAATActtaagaagaagttggatggtGAGAAGAAACTTTACTCTAATAAAGTTTCCAAAGAGAAGAAGTTGAGTTTGGTTGAAAGTGCCTCAACCAATGAAGTTGTCCCACTACACACTTCCAAAAATCTTTTCCTTGGACAACCTCACTTTCTTCTCTATTGTAAGGAGGCACTTCTTTCCATAAATCATTCACTTGATTCTCATCCAAAGGGGTTACAAAAGCTTTTGAAAGAGTTTGATGATTTATTTCCTAAAGAGGTTCCAAGTGGTTTACCACCTCTTCGGggaattgaacatcaaattgatttaATTCCAGGAGCCAGtcttcctaataggccagcctataggactAACCTCACAGAAACCAAAGAGATAGAGAAGCAGGTTAATGATTTATTGGGAAAAGGGTGGATACAGAAAAGCCTTAGCCCTTGTGCGGTGCCAGTGTTGTTAGTACCTAAGAAAGATGgatcttggagaatgtgtacagattgcAGGGCTATTAACAACATTACAGTCAAGTATAGGCACCCTATTCCTAGATTGGACGACATGctagatgaattacatggagcaaacatGTTCACCAAGATTGATCTTAAAAGTGGGTATCATCAAATCCGAATTAaagaaggagatgaatggaaaaccgcTTTTAAGACCAAATTTGGCCtttatgaatggttagtcatgccttTTGGCTTAACCAATGCTCCTAGTACCTTCATGCgattaatgaatcatgtccttCAAGAATACATAGGCAGCTTTGTTGTAGTCtactttgatgatattttaatttatagcaAAGGTCTTAAAGAACATCTTCATCATGTGAGGAAAGTATTGATTTTGCTTAGACAACACCATTtatttgccaactttgacaaatgtaccTTTTGTCAAGAGAGCGTTATTTTTCTAGGCTTCAAAGTTGGGAAAGAAGGAGTACATGTTGATCCTAGCAAAATCAAAGCTATCCAAGAATGGCCTATCCTCAAAACAGTGGGAGAAGTAAGAAGTTTTCTAGGTCTAGCAGGTTTCTATAGACGCTTTGTAGAAAATTTTTCTACTATTGCTGCTCTCCTTAATGAACTTTTGAAGAAGGATGTGCCATTCAAATGGGATGAGAAACAAAGTCTAGCTTTTGAGACCTTAAAGCATAAGTTAACACATGCACCCATTCTACATTTACCTAATTTTTCCAAAGCTTTTCAAGtagaatgtgatgcttctgGGGTAGGAATAGGCGCTGTTCTTATACAAGAAGGTCATCCAATagcttattttagtgaaaaacttaggggacCTACTttgaactatcctacctatgacaaagaactTTATGCCCTCATTCGAGCATTgaaaacttgggagcattacttaGTGTCTCAAGAGTTTATAATAaacactgaccatgaatctctcaagtatcTTAAAGGGCAAGGAAAGTTGAACAAGCGACATGCAAAGTGGATTGAGTACCTTGAACAGTTTCAATACgtcatcaaacataaaaaggggagtactaatgttgttgcggatgctttatctagacgACATGCATTGCTAGTTACTCTAGGATCCCAAATACTAGGTTTTGATGACATTAAACAACTTTATGAATCTGATCCTACCTTTGCATCCACTTATGCATCTTGTCTTAAGAAGCCATTCGATGGATTTTATatttctgaggggtatctttttaataaaggaaaactatGCATACCCCAAGGATCTATTCGAAAGCTTCTTATCAAAGAAAGTCATGGtggaggactcatgggccatcatggagttgataaaactcttcATACTTTGAAAAgcaaattttattggccacacatgagaatagatgtcCAAAAGCATTGTTCTAGTTGCATAGtttgtttacaagctaagtctAAAGtaatgcctcatggactctatcTTCCTCTTCCCATAGCTAGTACCCCTTGGGAAGACATTAGTATGGATTTTGTCTTAGGTCTACCAAGAACTCAAAAGGGctttgattctatctttgtggtggtTGATCgattta GAGATGCCCAACAGGGTTCCCAAGATCTGGGGACAGatctttttcaagagggagggactGATGGAGGACCATCCAAGCTCAACATAGGACCTTTAACAAGAGCCATGTCTAAGAGAATCCAAGAGGAAGAGGGAGCACTCACTACTTTGCTCTTATGGAGTATTAATTACTaa